In the Acidobacteriota bacterium genome, TGATGCGGACGTCGATCTCCGCCACCGCCTCGGCCGGGACAACGTTCGTCCGCGTGCCGCCGCGGATCACTCCCGGATTCACCGTGACGCCGCGCTCCAGATCGGTGAACTCCGCCACCTGAAGCAGTTGGTGCGCGAGCTCGAGCACCGCAGACTCGCCCGCGCCGAAGTCTACGCCCGAGTGCGCGGCGCGTCCGATGACGCGCAGGGTGTACTCGCCCACACCTTTGCGCCACGTCTTGAGCGCGCCCTGCGGTCCCTGCGACGGTTCGCACACCAGCACCGCCGCCGACTTCTTCGCGATGGATTCGGTCAGCTTGCGCGAGGTCTCGCTGCCCACCTCTTCATCGGAGACCAGCAGCACCGCCACCGGACGCGGCAGACCGCCCGCGATCTGTTGCAGCGCGCGGATGGCGAACAGCATCTGCGCGATGCCCGTCTTCATGTCGTAGACGCCCGGTCCCCACAGGCGTCCCTTCTGGATCAGGAACGGCATCCCGCGCAACGTCCCGAGATCCCACACCGTGTCGATGTGGCCGAGCAGCAGGATGGGTTTCAACGTCGCGTCGCCGCGCTTGCCGGCAGGGAACTCGACTTGCAGATGTTCACCGGCCTTGCGCTGCGGATGCAGCGTCACCTTGCCGCCGATGCGCCGGAACTCCTGCGCCAGGTGCTGGCTCAACTTGTCGATCGCAGCCTTGGAGTGGCTGGGCGATTCCATCTCCACCAGGTTCTTGATGGTCGCCACCATCTGCCGCTGCTCGCGCGCCAGCCACTGCAGCAGCTCCTGCGCCAGGGTTCGTGAAACGACGTCGCGCGAAACCACGGCTCGGGAGGGACCACCGCCGTCGTGGGACTTCACCGCGGGCTTCGCCTTTGTCTTTGCTGGTCTGGCCATGGGTCGAATGCGCTCCGTCTGCTAGTCAACCAGGCTTCCGTCAACGCAGTAGGCCGGGCGCGGGCCATCCACTATAATCGTCAGCCTTAATCCTTGCCTACCGCACTTGGCGGATAACTCCATGGCTGACACGTCAAAGACCGCAGTAGCCGAACCGCCAGCCGACACTGCCGGCAAGCCCGTCCTCGACATCGTCGAGATCATGCGCCTGCTGCCGCACCGCTATCCCTTCCTGCTTATCGACCGCGTGATCGAGATGACGCCCCGCGAGCGCATCGTCGCGCTCAAGAACGTCACCGTGAACGAACCCTACTTCCAGGGACACTTTCCCGGCTTTCCCATCATGCCCGGCGTGCTCATCGTGGAAGCCATCGCGCAGGCAGGCGGCGCGCTGCTGCTCACCGCTCTTGCCGACCGCGACAAGCTGATGTTGTTCACCGGCATCGAGCGCGCCAAGTTCCGCAAGCCGGTCGTTCCCGGTGACCAGCTCCGCATCGAGGTGGAGGTGCTCGCTTGGCGGACGACCGCGGCGAAGATGCAAGGCAAGGCGTTTGTCGGCGAGAAGCTGGCGTGCGAAGCGGTGATCACCTGTCAGCTGGTGCAGAATCCCGGCAAAGCGGCAAAGAGTTAGCGTGGCCGTCCGGCGCTCTTCGCGAAAACGCTCATCGGGCGCGTCTCGCAAAGCGTTGTCGCAAAACGCTTCCTCACGAGAAACGAGAAACCAGAAACAAGAAACCGTCCACGCGACGGCTGTGATCCATCCCTCCGCCAAGATCCATCCTACCTGCAAGATCGGTCCCCACTGCGTCGTCGGCGCGGGCGTGGAGCTGGGCGAAGGTTGCGAACTGCTCGCGCACGTCGTCATCCATGGCCCCACGAAGATCGGCAAGCACAACCGCTTCTTTCCCTTCTGCGCCATCGGCCTCGAGCCGCAGGACGTCACCTACAAGGGCGAGCCGACGCGTCTCGAGATGGGTGACCACAACCTGATCCGCGAGTACGTCACCCTGAATCGGGGGACGGTGAAGGGTGGCGGCGTCACGCGCATCGGCAGTCACACGCTCATCATGGCCTACTCGCACGTGGGACACGACTCGGTAGTCGGCGACCATGCCATGCTGGTGAACGGA is a window encoding:
- a CDS encoding M20 family metallopeptidase, which codes for MARPAKTKAKPAVKSHDGGGPSRAVVSRDVVSRTLAQELLQWLAREQRQMVATIKNLVEMESPSHSKAAIDKLSQHLAQEFRRIGGKVTLHPQRKAGEHLQVEFPAGKRGDATLKPILLLGHIDTVWDLGTLRGMPFLIQKGRLWGPGVYDMKTGIAQMLFAIRALQQIAGGLPRPVAVLLVSDEEVGSETSRKLTESIAKKSAAVLVCEPSQGPQGALKTWRKGVGEYTLRVIGRAAHSGVDFGAGESAVLELAHQLLQVAEFTDLERGVTVNPGVIRGGTRTNVVPAEAVAEIDVRIKRLEDAAYVEQKFRSLKPKNKNCRLEISGGMNRPPMERSEGVARLYELAQRAGEALCIGVSESGTGGGSDGNFTAALGIPTLDGLGAVGEGAHATNESVFLDEIPRRTALLALLIESIR
- the fabZ gene encoding 3-hydroxyacyl-ACP dehydratase FabZ, with amino-acid sequence MADTSKTAVAEPPADTAGKPVLDIVEIMRLLPHRYPFLLIDRVIEMTPRERIVALKNVTVNEPYFQGHFPGFPIMPGVLIVEAIAQAGGALLLTALADRDKLMLFTGIERAKFRKPVVPGDQLRIEVEVLAWRTTAAKMQGKAFVGEKLACEAVITCQLVQNPGKAAKS
- the lpxA gene encoding acyl-ACP--UDP-N-acetylglucosamine O-acyltransferase, producing MIHPSAKIHPTCKIGPHCVVGAGVELGEGCELLAHVVIHGPTKIGKHNRFFPFCAIGLEPQDVTYKGEPTRLEMGDHNLIREYVTLNRGTVKGGGVTRIGSHTLIMAYSHVGHDSVVGDHAMLVNGATLAGHVTVEEWAVVGALSAVHQFARVGANAYIGGGSIITQDVLPFSKTSAARENRAYGVNSVGLERRGFSKERIQLLQRAYRVLLASKLNTSQALEKLKSDSGLGADVEYLVKFIETSARGVIK